Part of the Gloeocapsa sp. DLM2.Bin57 genome is shown below.
TTCCCCTCTTCCGTCACTTTCGATTCTGCTTCCTTCTGTTACTCTCAAGTTGTCAGAGGTTATAGCTATATCCCCTCCCTGTTGACTGAGAATGTTACTAGTAGCAGTTAGATTAATCTCTCTTCCTGTTAAGGTTAGATTCCCTCTAGCTACCTCTATGGTTGCTCCTGTTAGATTGAGGTTATCTCCGATTAGGGTAAGATTACTTTCTCCTGTAAGGGTTAATACCCCTTCTACCTGTATATTTCTGTTATGCTCTCGTAAAGCGTTACTAAATACTCCACTAGGATTGACTCTGAGTAAGACGCTAGTTTCTGGGTTACTCGCGCTAAATATCCCTTCTTCTCCTAAGAGAATACCATCTGCTGTAGTCGCGGTAAATGCTCCTCTTACGTCTAGTCGTGCGTTTGGTCCAAAATATATCCCATTGGGGTTAATTAAAAATAGATTAGCACTCCCTTGAACCCCTAATACTCCTAAGATATTAGTTACGTTTCTCCCTGTGACTCTGGTTAGGATATTTTCTATCCCACGAGGATTAGCAAAATATACCTGTTGGAATTCTTGCACATTAAATTCTTGAAAACTATGGAAGAGATTACCCCCTCTTCTCGCACCCCCTGTGATGATATCTTTTGCTTCTTGTTGGGTTATAGCTGAATTCTCTCTCTCTAGGGTTTGATCAGGAATTATTTGCGCTGCTACTTGTTGTTGACTCCCGATTAGGGTTAATAACAATAGTTGTAATAAGTATATTTTTTTCATTGATTTATTCCCCACATTCCCTCTATTATAAATAATAAACCTAGTTAGTTAACTCAGCTTATTTCCTTCATATTATTTAACTAAAGATAAGTAAATATACGGTTAAATTTTAATCAATAAGCTTAACTTAACAAGATAAACATGAAAACCATCTTAATCTTATGTTTGTTAATGTTTATTCAAGCAAAACCTAGTTTAGCCCAAACTATTCCCCGACCTCAATTGCCTTCACCTGAAACACCCCCAGAATTAGAACTATTACCACCTCTAGAAGATTTATTACCCACTCCCCCTAGTTTACCACCTCCAACTCTTTTACCACCAGAAACCACACCAGAAGCAATTACTATTACACAATTTCAAGTTGTTGGGAGTACAGTTTTTTCAGCAGAAGAATTGGCAGAACAATTAGAATTATATCTAAATCGTCCTCTCTCTTTTAATGAATTAATCCAAGCTGCTGAAGAAATTACTAGGTTATATTATGAACAAGGTTATATCACGTCTGGAGCGTTTATTCCTCCCCAAACTATTACTGATAATCAGCTTACTATCCAGGTAATTGAAGGGAAAATAGAAAATATAGAAATCATCGGCTTAAATAGACTTAAACACGGATATATTCGTAAACGAATTAATTTAGCTACTCCTGCTCCAGTTAATCTAGAAAAGTTACTAAATGCTTTACAATTATTACAATTAGACCCCCTAATTGCTAGTCTATCTGCTGAATTATCCCCTGGTGTTGCTCCAGGCTCTAGTATATTACTACTTGAAGTTACAGAAGCTCGTGCTGTTGAGCTATTATTAAGTTTTGATAACTATCGCAATCCTAGTGTAGGTACAGAGAGATTATTAGGACAACTTACTCACTATAACTTAACAGGTTATGGCGATCGCTTTAATCTGAGATACTATATCACCGAAGGTGGCGACTCCATCGATGAATTAAGTTATGGTTTTTTTGTTAATCCTAGCAATGGTACAATTACTTTACGTCATCGTCGTTCCCAAAGTGAAGTAATTACCTCACCCTTTGCTCAACTTGACTTAGATTCTCGATACCGTCAATATCAGATTAGCTATCGTCAACCGATTCGACAAACTCCTAATCAGCAATTAGCGATCGGAATTACCGCAGATTGGCAACAATCTAACACAACTATTTTAAATATTCCTTTTCCTATTGCTAGAGGTAGCGAAGAAGATGGTTATAGTAGAATTTTTGCTCTCCGTTTTTTCCAAGAATATATTTATAGAAATAGTCAAGAAGTATTTTTAGTTAATTCTCAATTTAATTTGGGTTTAGATACTTTTAATGCTACGATTAATGTTGAAGGTCCAGATAGTCAATTTTTTAGTTGGCAAGGACAACTACAGTATTTACGATTACTTAACCGCGATACAACCCTTTTAGTCAGAGGTGATATCCAACTAACACCCGATAGTTTACTATCTCTAGAGCAATATAGTTTAGGTGGTGTCTATAGCGTTAGAGGTTATCCCCAAGACGCTTTAATCGCTGATAATGGTTTATTTCTTTCTACAGAAGTACGGTTTAATCTTGCTAAAATTCCTAATTGGAATGCTACCCTACAGTTAGGACCTTTTATAGATTTTGGTACGGTTTGGAATAGCGATGATTTCCCTTTGATTAAAAATACTCTCGCTAGTACGGGATTAACTGTACAATTCTTAGTAGGAGATAAATTTAGAGCTAAATTAGATTATGGTATCCCTTTAATAGATTTAAACAATACTGGCAATAGTTTACAAGAAAATGGGTTTTATTTTTTAATTGAATTTACTCCTTTTTAGTAAAGGTTCCCTTGTTTAGTATCCCTTACATTACAGTTTTTTAAATTTTGGTTATCCTTTTTAATTTACAATGAAGTTATTAAATGAGTATAGAGATTGATTTTCCTTGACTAGATTTATTTATGACCAATTTAATAAAGATTATCTTGAAACCCTTTTAACTCCCTATGGAGAAGTACAAGTCGCTAAACAACTTTCTGACGAAATTAGAGAAATTGACCTTTATTTTAACCCCACCGTTGCTACACTTCCTCAAGAATTGGGTATCTTAGAGAAATTGGTGATTGTCTGCTTAAACTTTTAGCCGTTAGAGCACAATTATACCGTGAAGGTAACCGCAATAAGCAAACTATCTCCGAAGATAACTTACCCCGACTCTGGATTATTACCCCTACTGCATCTAAACTAATTCTGAATCAATGTGGTGGAGAGATTCAATCTGATTGGGGAGAAGGTATCTACTTTTTGGCTAATCTATTAAGAGCGGCTATAATAGTGATACACCAGTTACCCTCTACTAGTGAGACTTTATGGTTAAGATTATTAGGAAGGGGAAAAGTACAACAACGAGCAATAGAAGAGTTAATCAACTTATCTCCAGATAATCCTCTTAAATCAGTTATTCTAGAGATACTCTATACCTTACAAAAGAATTTAGAAGTTAATCAACCAAGTACAAACACAGAAGAGAGTGAGTTAATCATGAGACTAGCACCATTATATCAAGAAGATAGAGCCAGAGCGATTCAAGAAGGTGAAATTAGAGGTAAAATTGAAGGTAAAAGAGAAGAAGCTTTAAGTCTGATTCAACGGTTACTAACTAAAAAAATAGGAAATATTACCCCAGAATTAATAACAACAATTGCTCAATTAAATTTAGAATCTTTAGAGAGATTAGCAGAAGATTTAATCGACTTCACTAATCAAACAGATTTAGAAAATTGGTTAAAAAATACTATGTCTTAATTTTAATTGCTATTTATGGCTCTCCTGAGACAGAGGGGTAAACTGTATATTAAGTTACAACCTTTCTAAGGTGGGTTACGGCGCTTCCAGGAAAAATGTACTAGAATTGACAAATTATGACCCGCGCCTAATCCATTCTACAATATCTAAAATTTACTTATCACTATAAGTACGAGAGAGCCATAAAATACCATGAAAAAGATATTTTTAATAATACTGGTAATTTTAAGTTTTACTGTAGCAGTTGTTGCCCAAGATGCAGTTAATTACACACAATTACTCAATCAGGGAAAACAACAATATGATCAGGGAAATTATCCCGCAGCAATTGAGCATTGGGAAGCAGCAAGAGAAGGTTTTAATCAAGAAGATGACTTATTAGGTGAATCTCAAGCCTTGATTTATCTGACTTGGGTTTATCAAGATACTTTTGATTGGATAAAAGCGACAGAAACTATTCAGGAAAGTATCAGATTATTATCTACTCAACAACCTAACCTTCTTTTAGCCCAAGCTTTGAATACTCAAGGTAATGTAGAGTTAGCTATGGGTAAAACTCAATCAGCTTTAACTAGTTGGGAAACAGCGGAAAAAGTCTATACTCTCTTAGAAGATGAACAAGGGATAAAAGGAAGTAAAATTAATCAAGCTCAAGCTTTAAAGGAGTTGGGTTATTATAGACTAGCTTGTGATAAGTTACTAGAAAGCTTAGAAATAACTCAGGTAAAATGTAACAATTTTAATCTAGTTGAGTGGGAGAAACATCAAGATAACTATCATAGCGAATTAGAGGCGATCGCTATTCATGCTTTAGGAGTTAATTTTCAAAATACTGGCAACTATTCTCTAGCCCAAAGTTTATTAGAAAGTAGTTTAGATATCTTTAAAAAGTTAGATATACCAACGCAAATAAGTACTAATCTTACCAGTTTAGGTAATAATGCTTTGGGATTAAAAGCAACAGATATCGCCCTAAATTATTACCAACAAGCTATAGCTGTAGGACTTAACAATCTTGAACCAGAATTAAAATTGCTCAATCTTTTAATACAATTAGAGCAACCCCAAGAAGCAAGAGATTTAATTGAGAGTATAACTGAGCAGATCCAACAATTACCACCAAGTCGTCACAATCTTTATCTACAAATTAATTTAGCGCAAAGTTGGCTAAAGTTATTAGCAGTTACAGCCAATAATAATGACAGTAAATATTTAGCAGAAGTTTTAGCTCAAGTATTAGTCAAAGCCCAAGACTTAGGGGATACAAACTCTCAAGCTTATGCTTTAATCACTCTCGGAAAATTATACGAACAAAACCAACAACTAACAGAAGCAGAAAGATTAACTCAACAAGCTTTAGAATTAGGTATAAGTATTAATGCGTCAGAAATAATTTCTCAATCTCAATGGCAATTAGCGAGAATATTAGCACAACAAGGAAAAGTAGAAGAAGGGATTATCGCTAATCAAGCAGCTATAGAAATCTTAGCTCAACAACGACAAGACTTAGTAGCAGTTGAATCCCAAATTCAGTTTAACTTTATCGAAGAAATAGAGCCAATTTATCGACATTTAATCGGATTATTGTTACAACCTTCAGCTAGTCAAGATAATCTCAAACAAGCACGTCAAGTTTTAGAATCCTTGCAAATAGCTAAATTAGATAATTTTTTTAACACTCCTTGTCTGACTGCTAAACCCCAATCAATTGAGGAGTTAGACACAACAGCAGTGGTAATTTATCCAATAATTTTAGCAGATCGTTTAGAAGTAGTTACCTCTTTTCCCGATGGTATATTGACTAATTATCGCACTAATTTACCTGAAGACAAAATAGAAACAATTCTCCGAGAATATCGATCCTATCTTAATCCTGTTGCTTCTAATCAAAACCGCTTAATCATCTCTGAACAAATTTATGATTGGTTGATTCAACCTATAGAAAAACAACTAGAAGAAGCTAAGATAAAAAATCTAGTCTTTGTCTTAGATGGTTATTTACGCAATATTCCTTTAGCTGCGCTTTATGACGGTGAAAAATATTTGATTGAAAAGTACAATTTAGCGATCGCACCGAGTTTACAACTATTAGAATCTGATTCTACCAACTTAACAGATCAAAAGGCTTTAGTGGCAGGATTGAGTGAATCTCGTCAAGGATTCTCACCCTTACCTGGAGTAGAAACCGAAGTTCGAGAAATTAGCGCTAATATCTCTAGCCAAGTTTTGCTTAACCAAGACTTTACTACTATAAATATCGCCAATAAGATTAATTCTGCTTCTTTTCCAATTATTCATCTAGCAACTCATGGTCAATTTAGTTCACAATATAAAGATACTTTTTTAATTACTTGGGATAGTCAATTAGATATTAATCAACTCAGTCAAGTTTTGACTAATAGAGAAATCAGCGAAGCTAAACCCATTGAGTTATTAGTTTTAAGCGCTTGTCAAACCGCGAAAGGTGATAGACGCGCAGCACTTGGATTAGCTGGTTTAGCGGTGCGCTCTGGCGCTCGTAGTACTATAGCAACTCTTTGGTCAGTTAATGACGCCTCTTCAGCGATATTGATAGGTAAATTCTATCAAAATTTGACTCAGGAGAAGGTTACTAAAGCCCAAGCTTTACGTCAAGCACAAGTAGCTATGTTAGAAGATGAAAACTATAATCATCCTTATTATTGGAGTTCTTTTATTTTGTTGGGTAATTGGTTTTAAGAATTAAGAATTAAGAATGAGACACTTTTACTAAAACCTAATTATATGCCAAAACCACTTTTATTCACTGCGCGACAAACTTTATTTATCTTACTCATTCTTGGTTTATTTTTCCTGTTTAGTTATCACTACGCTAGTCAAATTAATTTATGGGGTGATGAAGTTGCCTCTATTTTGCGTTCTCAGGGTTTTTGGTTAGATATTGTTCAGGATCACGAAAGTCATTTACCTACTTATTTTTTATTCCTCAAATTATTACTTAGGGTTATTGATGTTCGTCAAGAACTTTTTTTACGTCTGCTGCATATCATCCCCTTTCTTATTGGTTTATGGTTCGGTTGTCGAATCATTATGAGGCTTTTTAATAACTATTATCTGACCATTTTTACTTTAGTTAATGGGATAGTTTTACCTAATTTTATTTTTTATGCTACTAACTTGAGAATGTACACGTTTATTTTTATGTTCTCGATGATTTATCTGGAGTTAATTATTAATGCCAAAAAATCTCTAACTTTCCGACAAGGATTAATACTCTTATTTATGGCTATTGGTTTGGTTTTTACTGATTATGCTAGTCTGATTTATTATCTTCCTTGTACAGCTTTTTTATTGATCAAGAAATATTATCGGGCTTTTTGGTTTAATTCTTTAGCTGGGTTTTTATTATTAATTTGGTTAATTATCGATGATTTTGGCGATATCCAAGCTATTTTAGCCTGGCCCGTATCTTCAGCTAAAGCAATTGAGTTTGATAATCCTGGATTATGGCATTTTTTCCAGTTATTTTATTTGTCTTTTCGTCCAGGTTTAGACTTAATTTATCCCGCGAGTTTACCGATAGTTATAGCTGCTATTTTACCTGGTATCATTTTAGTTATTTATTTCATCTCGGTAGTTAGGGTTTTCTTGACTTACAATCAACCAGAAGTGAGGTTAATTCTCTTTCTTTCTGGTTTTTGGTTATTAGTCTCTCCCACAGGATATAGTTTTACGCGGTTATTTTTACCTAGTCAATTATTGATGATAGGGATAATGGGGGTAAATTTATTTAGTAGTAAAAGGAGAGGTAAAGTTATTTTAGGGTTTTTCTTAGGAATTTTATTGATAATTAATCTTCAACAAGCTATTCGACCAAGTTTACGTTTATATAGTTTAATTGATTATAAACAAATAGCGATTGATTTGGCTACACAAGCAGAAAAATATCAGGTGAACAAGATTTTATTATCTAATAATTCCTTAAATTTATTATCAATCGAATATTATCTCAAAGGGATTAATCAAGATATTAAGATTCTGAGATTTACTGAAACAACAGTTATAGATTCTGACTCGTTTATTTTTGTTTCACATATGACAGAGACGGGGAATTATGTTGATGTTCAGCAATTATCTTCAAATTACACTATTATTGGTCAATATGTAGAATTAGATGATTTATCCTATAATTATCTCTGGAAAAAAAGGTTAGTTGAGAGAACAAATCAGCCCTATGTTATAGAGACTTATTTATTAGAGTTATAAATCATTAAAAATATCTTGGATAATCTGTTTAGTTTTAGTTTCTAAATTAGTCCAGTTTACCTCACCTTTAGCAGTGATTAAATTAGTATCAATTTCTATATAATCTTCGGTTAATCCATATTGATAGTTAAGAAAACAAACC
Proteins encoded:
- a CDS encoding ShlB/FhaC/HecB family hemolysin secretion/activation protein is translated as MKTILILCLLMFIQAKPSLAQTIPRPQLPSPETPPELELLPPLEDLLPTPPSLPPPTLLPPETTPEAITITQFQVVGSTVFSAEELAEQLELYLNRPLSFNELIQAAEEITRLYYEQGYITSGAFIPPQTITDNQLTIQVIEGKIENIEIIGLNRLKHGYIRKRINLATPAPVNLEKLLNALQLLQLDPLIASLSAELSPGVAPGSSILLLEVTEARAVELLLSFDNYRNPSVGTERLLGQLTHYNLTGYGDRFNLRYYITEGGDSIDELSYGFFVNPSNGTITLRHRRSQSEVITSPFAQLDLDSRYRQYQISYRQPIRQTPNQQLAIGITADWQQSNTTILNIPFPIARGSEEDGYSRIFALRFFQEYIYRNSQEVFLVNSQFNLGLDTFNATINVEGPDSQFFSWQGQLQYLRLLNRDTTLLVRGDIQLTPDSLLSLEQYSLGGVYSVRGYPQDALIADNGLFLSTEVRFNLAKIPNWNATLQLGPFIDFGTVWNSDDFPLIKNTLASTGLTVQFLVGDKFRAKLDYGIPLIDLNNTGNSLQENGFYFLIEFTPF
- a CDS encoding CHAT domain-containing protein, which gives rise to MKKIFLIILVILSFTVAVVAQDAVNYTQLLNQGKQQYDQGNYPAAIEHWEAAREGFNQEDDLLGESQALIYLTWVYQDTFDWIKATETIQESIRLLSTQQPNLLLAQALNTQGNVELAMGKTQSALTSWETAEKVYTLLEDEQGIKGSKINQAQALKELGYYRLACDKLLESLEITQVKCNNFNLVEWEKHQDNYHSELEAIAIHALGVNFQNTGNYSLAQSLLESSLDIFKKLDIPTQISTNLTSLGNNALGLKATDIALNYYQQAIAVGLNNLEPELKLLNLLIQLEQPQEARDLIESITEQIQQLPPSRHNLYLQINLAQSWLKLLAVTANNNDSKYLAEVLAQVLVKAQDLGDTNSQAYALITLGKLYEQNQQLTEAERLTQQALELGISINASEIISQSQWQLARILAQQGKVEEGIIANQAAIEILAQQRQDLVAVESQIQFNFIEEIEPIYRHLIGLLLQPSASQDNLKQARQVLESLQIAKLDNFFNTPCLTAKPQSIEELDTTAVVIYPIILADRLEVVTSFPDGILTNYRTNLPEDKIETILREYRSYLNPVASNQNRLIISEQIYDWLIQPIEKQLEEAKIKNLVFVLDGYLRNIPLAALYDGEKYLIEKYNLAIAPSLQLLESDSTNLTDQKALVAGLSESRQGFSPLPGVETEVREISANISSQVLLNQDFTTINIANKINSASFPIIHLATHGQFSSQYKDTFLITWDSQLDINQLSQVLTNREISEAKPIELLVLSACQTAKGDRRAALGLAGLAVRSGARSTIATLWSVNDASSAILIGKFYQNLTQEKVTKAQALRQAQVAMLEDENYNHPYYWSSFILLGNWF